The genomic interval GGACCGTTTCATCTCAAGGTTTGATTCCCTCTCTTTCAGGGCAGCCCGTTTATCGTAGAGTTTTTTTCCTTTGGCCAGTGCCATTTCTACCTTGGCCTTACCGTTGCCGATAAAGTAAATCTTCAATGGAATCAGCGCAATGCCTTTTTCGTGCAGTTTACCGATCAATTTACGGATCTCGTGACGATGCAGCAGCAGCTTCCGGGTCCGCAGCGGGTCCTGCTCAACATGGGTGGCATAGGAGTAAGGCGAGATATGCACGTTGTACAAAAAGACCTCACCTCCCTTGAGCTGGGCATACCCGTCACGAAGGTTAACCCTGCCGGCCCGGAGCGACTTCACCTCCGGACCGCTGAGTACAATGCCGGCTTCAAAGGTCTGCTCAATGGCGTAGTCGTGAAAGGCTTTTTTATTTTTACTGACAATCTTCTGTCCCATACTCTCTGCACTGTTTCTGGTTACTGATCAACAATACTATAGGTCGAATCCAGGGAAGTGCCAGTGAAAAATCAAATGGTCTCGGTTTCTCCGGTCACGCGCAGCGCCTCTTCCACGGTGGTCAGCCCGGCCTGCACCTTGCGCCAGGCATCCTCGCGTAAAGTGGTCATCCCTTCACGAACAGCTATCTGCCGCAGTTCGGAACCGTTGGCCTTGGCCGCGATCAGCTTTTTGAGCTGTTCAGACATGGGAAAGACCTCAAAGATACCCATGCGGCCCAGGTAGCCGGTGTTCCGGCACTGGAGACAGCCTTTACCCCGTTTCAGCACAATGGAATCGTGGCTGGCAGCGAGCGGAAAGCCCAGTTTGCGCAGGTCGGCGCTGTCCATTGTGTACGGTTCCAGACAGTATGGGCAGTTGCGCCGTACCAGCCGTTGTGCCAGGGCCCCCAGCATGGTGGAGGCAATGAGGAAGGGTTCGAGCCCCAGATCTTCTAGACGGATGATGGTGGAAACCGCATCGTTGGTGTGCAGGGTGGAGAAGACCAGATGACCGGTCAGAGCGGCCTGGACAGCGTATGTGGCGGTTTCCAGGTCCCGGATCTCGCCGATCATGATGATGTCCGGATCCTGCCGGAGGATGTTGCGCAGAATTGAGGAAAAGGTGACGTCGATCTGCTGCTGTACCGCGATCTGGTTGAACTCCTCGTACACCATTTCCACAGGATCTTCGATGGTGACGATATTGATCTCCGGGGTGGCGATCTGTTTGAGTGTCGAGTACAGGGTTGTCGATTTACCGCTGCCGGTGGGGCCGGTCACCAGGACAATTCCGTGGGCGGCGTTCATGAAGCTGTTGTAGACCAGTCGGTCGCGCCGGGAAAAGCCAAGGTTGTCCAGCTGCTGAAAAATAACCTCAGGGTTGAGAATGCGCATGACCGTCTTCTCGCCAAAGGCCACCGGTACTGTGGAGACCCGGATCTCAGCCTCCTGGCTTTCTTCCTGACGACCGATCTTGATACGGCCGTCCTGGGGACGGCGTTTTTCCGCGATATCCAGTCGGGCCAGTCCCTTGATTCGGGAGGTGATGGCCGAGTGGACAGCCTTGGGCAGCTTGTAAATGGTGTGGAGGATACCGTCAATGCGAAAACGGACCAGGCAGGTGTCCCGTTTGGGCTCAATATGGATGTCACTGGCGCGCTGCTCCAGGGCGTAGCTGAACAGATGGTTGACCGCGGCTTTGATGTGCTGGTCAGTGGAACTCAGCTCCTTGGTGGAGGCCAGGCGCACATACTGTTCAAGGTTGCCGATATCCACGGCTGCGGAAACGCTGGTCGTCCCGAATTGGGATTCTGCAGCAGTGATGGAACGCTGAAAGCCGAAAAATTCGGCCAGAATTTTTTTGATGTCACTGCGTGTCGACAGATACGGTCGGATTTTCACCTGGTTGGCCCGTTCAATATCCTCGAACACTGACTGGATATCCGGGTGATAGCTGACCACTTCAAGGACGCCGTTTTGTAGTGTCAGCGGCAGGATCAGGTGACTGACCGCAAACGATCTGGGAATGGTTTTCGTCACCGTGTCCATGTCCAGTTCAAGCGGATCGAGCTTTTTAAACGGGATCTTCAGGCCCCTGGAAACGGCCCGCATAATGGTCTCTTCAGTGAGCGGTCCCTGTTGCACATCAGGGTTCTCCAACCCGAGGTCGATAATAATATCAACAAGGTCTGGAAAACCTTTCAGTTGCCTGTTGCGATCCTCCTGGCGACGGCCGCCGAACTGTTTTAATAGTTTCTGGCGCTGTTTCCCCTGTTGCAGGAGAACGAACCGGCGCTGTTCGTGGGAGAGCAGCTGCTGTTTGACAAGCAGGTCGAGCAGGGCTTCGCTGTTGAGAAATGACATGATCTTTATCGGGTGACAGGTGGAGAGGAGGTGAACGGATTACTCTGGTATTTTCTCCCGTCGCCGCAACGAATGCAAGGTTTTTCCCGACAGCCGGAGAGGGAAGGCTGTTCAGGCCGGTTCCGACTGCCGTATTATGGGGAGGGCGTTATCAGTTGGGCCAGGCGTGGGCCCCTATGAGATCCACAAAGCGAACATGCTCAATGGTTGTTATCTTGATATCACCGTCACGTTTATCCGCCACCTGTAACTCCTGCACCTCCTGGCCGCCGACCGGCATGATCAGACGTCCGGGATCTGCCAGCTGATCGATGAGGGGTGCGGGTATGCGGGGCCCGCCGGCTGTCACGATGATCCGGTCAAAGGGGGCTTCCGAAGGCCAGCCCTCGGTGCCGTCGTCAATACGCGAGACGATGTTGTGATAGCGAAGCCGGTCAAAGATCTTGCGGGCACGACTGACCAGGGCGTCCAGGCGCTCCACGGTATAGACCTTCTGGCAGAGCCGGGAGAGGATGGCGGCATGGTAACCGGAGCCGGTACCGATTTCGAGAATCTTCTCAGACCCGGTAAGCTGCAGGGCCATGGTCATCAGGGCAACGATATACGGCTGGGAGATGGTCTGACCGCTGCCGATGGGTAGGGGAAAGTCGCTGTACGCCTGTGACTGAATGGCATCTTCAACAAAAAGATGCCGGGGGACTGTACGCATGGCGTCAAGGACACGCTGATCGGTTATGCCCCGGCGAACCAGTTGCTCCTCGATCATCCGCTCTCTGTTGATGTCAAAGATGGTGAGCGGGTTCACTGGAGTTCCTGATCCCAGGTGTAGTCTTCCAGCCACTTGCGATCTGTCTCGTTGTGGTTGCGGAAATCACAGCTGGTGACAACGTCGTTGGTGATGGTCAGAACGATCATCTCATACCCTTTGGAACTGCTGAACGAGCCGATCAGCGGCATGGTGCCGAACATCCCGGGCCGGTCCTCATAGTAGAGAAATTCGCTGACCCCGGGAGCTACCTCGCGTCGGGCATTGGGTTCTCCCAGATACTGCTGCACCTCTTTCACCGTGGTCTGTCCCGGTTTGATCAGAGCGGCATCAGAGGCAAGGTGGCGAATCTGTTTTGTATGGCAGCCGCCAAGAAGCAGAAGCGCCATGAAAAGCATGAAAAGGGATGAACGCATCACACAGTTTCTCCAGAAGCGATTCATAGAACGAAAAAGGTTGTGTTCATATATCGTGAACACAACCTTTTTTCAAGATATGATACCGGTTTATCGCAGAGATGCAAAAAAAAACCGGTGCCCTGGATGTTCGTGTTCCTGATACTGCGGTGCACACACGATGCGTCCAGGGCAGAGAGGGTTAGTTCGTTGGTGAAGAGGCGTCGGCGGCACGTTCCAGGATACGGTAGTTGCGGCGCACCATCACCATGGGGTCAACCAGCAGACCAGCCTGGATCATAGCGTTGTCATACAGCTGTTCGACCAGATCCCGGGCAAAGTCAGCATCGCTTTCACGCAGTGCAGCCAGTCGTTTGATCAGATTGCTGCTGGTGTTGACCTCCATATCTTTTTTCGATCCGATACCAAAGGCCTCGGTCTGTCCGGACGCTTTGAGAATTCGCTCCATGGAGGAGGTCATAAAGCCATCGACATTCACGATCATGGCCGGGCTGTCCACCAGACGATCCGAGGCCTTCACCTCCTGAATGCGCTCGCCGAGCACTTCTTTCATCCAGCGGCAGAGCGAGGTTGCCACTGCATCAGACAGCGGCTCAACCTGCTGCTCATCGGTTGCCGTGTCGGCGGAAGGTTCTGTGCTCTCGGGCAGGGTGAGGTCGGCCCGATCTGCGGAAACCAGTTTTTTACCGTTGTATTCGCCCAGATGATTGAGGACAAAGTCGTCAATCGGGTCCAGGGTGTAGAAGATCTCAATGCCGCGTTTTTTAAACATCTCAACATAGGGCCCATACTCAACAGCAGCCCGGCTGGGACCGTTGATAAAGTAGATCTTGTCCTGGCCCTCCTTCATCCGGTCAACATACTCATCAAGCGAGATCATGACCCCGGGTTCACTGGCTGAAGATTCAAAACGGAGCAGTTTGGCCAGATCAGCGCGATGTTCAAAATCGCTGGTCATCCCCTCTTTAATGAAGATACCGAAGATCTTCCAGAAGTCACGGTACTTGTCGGCGTCCCGTTCAGCCTCTTCGGCAAAGAACTTGATCACCCGTTTGGTCAGGACTTTGCGCAGTTTGATGACGAGAGCGTTGTCCTGCAGCGATTGCCGCGAGATGTTCAGCGGCAGGTCTTCAGAGTCCACCGCACCTTTCAGAAAACGGAGCCATTCCGGAAGGATATTTTCACTGTGCTGGTCGATCAGCACCTTCTGGCAGTAGAGGTTGACACCCGGCTGCATCCGGCCCATGCCCAGCACCTCAAAGTTCTCTTTGGGCACATAGAGAAGGGCGTTGATCGAAAGCGGTGCATCGGCTGAGAAGTGAAAACGGTACAACGGTTCATCAACCGCATTGCCGATGAACTTATAAAATTCGTTGTACTCCTCCTCAGTGATTTCAGATTTGGATCGAGACCAGATCGCCTGCACAGTGTTGACCTTTTTCCCTTCAACGATGACCGGAAAGGGGACAAAGGTGGAGTACTGCTGAATGATCCGTTCAATCGTGAACTTGGAGGCATAGGTGTGGGCATCGTCTTTCAGTTCGATGATGATTCGGGTGCCGCGATGCAGGCCGGGGCAGGGGCCGATGGTGTAGGAACCGCCGCCGTCGGAGCTCCACTCCCATCCTTCGGAGCCGTCCCAGGAGCGGGTTTGAACGCGTACGTTCCTGGCAGCCATGAACACCGAATAAAAGCCGACACCGAACTGACCGATCAGGTTGACGTCTTTTTTTGCAGCCTCAGCAAGCTGTTCAAAGAAGTGCTGGGAGCCGGAGTGGGCAATGGTCCCCAGGTTGGTTTCAAGCTCCTCCCGGGTCATGCCGATACCGGTGTCGCTGATGGTGAGGGTGTGGTTTTTATCGTCACCGTTGATGGTGATCTCAAGGGGGACGTGACTGTCGAATTCGATCTTTTCTATCAAGCTCTGATGACGGAATTTTTCCAGGGCATCGGCGGCGTTGGAGACCAGCTCGCGGACAAAGATGTCACGCTCGGTATACAGCGAGTTGATGACGATATCGAGAACCTTTCTGGTCTCTGCCTGAAACTGCTTGGTTTCAACCTGTGTTGCTGTCATGGGTGATGTTCCTCAAAGTACATGAAAAAATAAGTGTGTTTACGGCCGGCCGGCACACGTTTTTGTGATAATACCAGGCAGATAAAGGGGCTTTCTTTTATCCGGGCAACATGGTAAGCACGAATGATTCTCTGTCAAGACAGGGCCCATGCCCATGCCCATGCCAATGCGTCTGTTAACTTCTGTGGTGTATGAAATCAATTCCGTATGACCTCTGTATTGTCGGCGCCGGTGTCTCCGGTCTGAGTGCGGCGACCTTTGCCCGGGCGTTGTGCCCGGATCTGAATGTACTTGTTATGGAACAGGCAGATGGGCCGGGTGGTGCCATCGCCTCCTATAGTGACAGTGGGTATCTTGCCGAATGGGGGCCGCACGGTTTTCTTGATAACTGTGCGGAGAGCCGGGAACTGATCCGTTTGGCCGGACTGGAAAAAGAGGTTGTTACCGCGTCTCTGGCAAAGTTTGTCCGCTACCTGTGCCTGAACGGCCGGCTGCAGTGCATCCCGCAAAAACCATGGACGATCGTCCGCCAGCCGCTGATCCCCTGGAGCGCCAAGCTGCGGGTGCTGGCAGATGTGTGGAAGAGGCCGCTTAAGGGGGAACCTTCAGTGGCAGACTGGGTGGCTCACCGGTTCGGGGCAGCACTGGTACCTTTTGCTGATGCCGTTTTTACCGGGACCTATGCCGGTGATATTGAACGGTTGCGGATCGATGCGGTCATGCCCGGTGTCCGGGAGATGGAGCAGCGGCATGGCTCGGTTATCCGGGGCATGCTGGCAAAGATGCGGGCAGCGGGAAAGGAAAAGCGAACAAAAAGGGGCCTGCCGTCCATGATCAGCTTCAACAACGGTATGGCTGCCCTACCCCGACGTCTGGCTGCAAATCTGGCAGACATAATCGAGTACGGTACAACTGTCCAGGGGCTGACCAGGCAACCTGACGGCTGGTTGGTTCACAGCAACCGGGGCGAGGTGCGCTGTCGTAAACTCCTGCTTGCACTCCCGATCAATACATCCTTACAGATACTGGGCGCGGCGTTGCCTGTTATGCCGCCTCCTGTCTCCGCTATTCCGGAAGCAAGGATTTTCTCCGTACTGCTCGGCTTTGATTCCAGGGCGCAGATCCCTCATGGTTTTGGGTACCTGGCTCCGGAACAGGAGCAGCGTTTCACCCTGGGTGCCCTGTTTTCCTCACACATGTTTCCCGGTCGGGCCCCGGCCGGCCGGCAACTGGTGGAAGCGCTGGTGGGTGGTCGTCGCCACCCGGAACGGCTGCGTTTAAGTGATGCCGACCTTGTTGATGCGGTGTATCACGACCTCAGGCAACTCATGGAGTTGTCACCCCCGGTGTACAGCGCGGTGCTGCGGCCGTCGTCGGGTATCCCGCAATTGGAGCATGGCTACATGGGCCTTTTGCATTGGCGGCAGACCGTGCACACAACGCATGCGGATATGCGCTGCTGCGGGTTCGGGTGGCGGGGTGTCGGGATCAACGACATGGTCAGGGAGGCCCGCCAGGCCGTAGCGGCACTTGTGGAACAGAGCGGGGAAGAGCAGTCTGTTGAGGTGAAAAAGATCTACTTCTGATGCGGCCACGTGCTGCCGGTCATGCCGGCAACAGCGGTTTATCGTTTCAGTTGGGCGGTCAGTATCTCGATCTGTTGCCGAACCGCTGACTGCTGACTCATCTCTCTGGTGATGATTTTAACGGCATGCAGAACCGTTGAATGGTCACGATTGTACAGACTGCCGATATCAGCAAGAGACTGGTTGGTGAATTTGCGTGTCAGATACATGGCCATCTGCCGGGGGAAGGTGACGGTTCGTTTTCGGGAACGCGAACACAGCTCATCGATACTGACCCGGAACTGGCGGCCGATGAGATCACGGATACTTTCAGCTGTTACCTCCGCCGCACCGTCGGTTAATCCAAAGACCACGTCGCGGATCATTGCCAGGTCAGGTGTTGTCTCATGCAGGCAGCACTGGGCCTTGATACCGATGATGGCGTTTTCAATGCGACGCACGTCTCCTCTGAGGTATTCTGCCATAAATCCAACCTGATCGTCCGTGATGGGCAGGCCGTGTTGGCCCATCTTATGACGAATAATCCGTGCCCGTGTTTCAAAATCCGGTGACATGATGCCGGTCACCAGACCTGAGGCTATACGACTGCGGAAATCCTCGTCAAAGTCTGTCAGTTTATTAGGCGGGACAGCAGAGGTCAGGATCACCCGACGGCCTGATTTGATGAGATAATCGAGAATGGTGTTGAGTTCTTCCTGCGTCTTTGCCTTGCCGGTCAACGTGTGGATGTCTTCCACCAGCAGCATGTCGCAGTTGTTGACATATTTTTTGGAAAACAGCTCCATGGACTTGGCCCGGATGTTTTTGACCATGTCTGCAGTAAATTGCTGAGCCGTCAGATAGTGCAGGCGGGTGGAGGGGGCGGTCTGCAGCACCTGGTGGACCACAGCCTGGGTGAGGTGGCTTTTGCCCAAACCGGTGCTGCTGTTCATGAAAAGACAGTTGCCAAAGGTTTTCTCACCACCAGCCAGCGCTTTACAGGCAGATCCGGCCAGCATATTTGATTCGCCCATCATGAACTGGGCAAAGGTGAAGGCTGGATGGAGAGAGCGCAGCTTTGGGGTGGCGGCAGTCCCCGGCAACAGCAGCTGGCCTCTTTTATTGTTCTCAAAATGCTGGGTTTGCGGGTCGGCAACAAGGAGACGGACATCACTGAACTGACCGACCTCCCGGGCGACACGGCGGATTTGCTCCAGATACCGATCTTCGACCCAGGCGCAGAAAAAACGATCCGGTCCGGTGAGGGTAAGGATATCTCCTTCCTGAGGTTGACATTGAATCGGGCTGATCCATAAGTTCAACTCACTCTCCGATAAAAGACCGTGCAGGGATTTTTTGATCGTATTCCACATCATAGAAAGCTCTTCCTTTTGAGATAAGATACCTTGCCAGACATTTCCAATTTCTTGAATGGTCTCTGATCTACTGAAAAACCGATTGCCGGTCAAAAGCGATTTGTCCCGATTTTATCTTCAAAATGAGTCGGTTCTGTTGATATGAAAAGATCTGGCCGGGATCAGACTTTCCAAGACCTGCGATGCATAACCTGCACTGGCAGCGTTAAAATTAGAAAATATTTACTTATACACAGTTAAATCAAGTGGTTGTGATGTTAACCAGCAGTTTGTTAACAATTTGTCAACAAATCATGATCCCGGCAGAGCTCCATTTTCCTCGTTTTAGCTCAATAATACTCTATTTTTAGTTTAGCAGACACCGGCTGTCTTTAACTCCTTTTCATTCCATGCTTTCAGAAGGGAGGGAAGATGAAGAAAAAAAATGGTGGTTTTCGTTTTGTCGTTTTTTTAATAAAAACAGGATATAAGGAAACACAGCCGGTGAATGTGCCGGAAAAATGGAGTGTATTGCCCGGTTGTTTAATTGCAAAACGCAGGCAGCAGGGAAAGAGGCGTGACCGTCTGGGGGGTCTGTTTGCTTTGGAACTGTCTGGCACCTCTTCTTTATCGTGACAGGTGTGTACCGGGGCATGAAAAGCTGTTGACTGAAGAGTTACGATTTTTTATGAGACCACCTGGAAAGACAATGGGAGTAAAGAGAAATGCAGGGCTATGTGCAGATTTATACAGGTGACGGCAAAGGTAAAACCACCGCTGCCCTCGGTCTGGCGTTACGGGCCGCGGGGGCCGGACTGCGTGTGTATATCGGACAGTTTATCAAGAACGCTGCGTACAGCGAACTGAACATCCTGACCTGTCTTGCTGATCTCATCACTGTTGAACAGTTTGGCAGGGGATGCATGCTGGTCACGACGCCGGAGAAAGCCGATGTCGAGGCTGCCCGTGCCGGTCTTGCAACGCTGAAGGCAGTGCTGCACTCAAAAAAGTACGACCTGGTTGTTGCCGATGAGATCAATGTGGCCTGTGCCCTGGGGCTTCTTGGTGAGCAGGATCTGCTTGATCTCATTGCCGAGCGACCGGAGTCGGTGGAGCTGGTTCTCACCGGCCGCGGTGCACCGGAGGCGGTGATGGCGCAGGCTGATCTTGTGACAGACATGCGTGCGGTCAAACACTACTATGACCAGGGTGTGCAGGTTCGCAAAGGTATTGAAGTGTAACCAGGAGCAGCGGGCGTCTTGGTGAGGCTTCATGCACTGCCTCCACTTTAACGGGCACCCGGGAGAGGAACTATGAAAAAGCAAGCAGCCTGCCTGGCAGTGCTGGGAACCGGATCAGATGTGGGGAAATCGATTGTCACCACCGCCCTGTGCCGGATTCTGGTCAATCGGGGTCTTCGCGTGGCGCCGTTCAAGGCGCAGAATATGTCAAACAACTCCGGAGTCACCGCCGAAGGTGCAGAGATGGGGCGGGCCCAGATTGTGCAGGCTGAGGCCGCACGGGTTGCCCCACACTGTGATATGAACCCGGTTCTGCTCAAGCCGGTGAGCGATGTCGGTGCCCAGGTGGTGCTCAACGGTGCAGCCTGGATCGATGCCTCTGCCAGATCCTACACCGGTAAAAAAGAGTTTCTCTTTGCCGAGAGCCGGGCCGCCCTTGACCGGTTGCGGCAGCGGTATGATCTCATTCTGCTCGAAGGAGCCGGTTCCTGCGCCGAGGTCAATCTGATGGCGCATGATATTGTCAACCTGCGGATGGCTGCCTATGCCCGGGCGCCGGTCGTTCTGGTGGCTGATATCGACCGGGGCGGCGTGTTTGCCCAGATCGTTGGTACGCTTGCCTGTCTGTCGCCGGAGGAACAGGACCGGATCAGCGGCTTTGTCATCAACCGTTTCCGCGGCGACCTCACGTTGTTTCAACCGGGTATCGACTGGATTGAACAGCGGACCGGCAAACCGGTTTTTGGTGTCCTGCCCTGGTTTAAGCATTTTCATATCGAGGCAGAGGATGCAGTGGTCATCGAAGGCCCCAAGCTTGCCCGGCACAACTCTTTGGACGCTGATCGACCGACCATTGGTGTCATTCGACTTCCCCATATCTCCAACTTCACGGACTTTGATCCCCTGGCGCAACTGCCCGACTGCCGGCTGGTCTATCTTGAACAGCCGCAGTCGCTTGCTCAGTTGCAGGCGGTTATTCTGCCGGGTTCAAAGGCCACCAGTACAGATTTGCAATGGCTTGACCAGACGGGCTGGCAGGAGCGTCTTCGGCGGTATGTCGATGACGGTGGGCATCTGCTGGGTATTTGCGGCGGTTATCAGATGCTCGGCACCTGGGTACACGACCCGGACGGCATCGAAGGCCCGCCCGGCAGCACCAGGGGATTGGGGCTGCTGCCGGTGGAGACTGTGCTGAAGGCCCCGAAAACCACCACACGCACTGCTTTTACCTGGGGGGGTATTGCCGGGTACGGTTATGAGATTCACATGGGGCAGAGCAGGTGTCCCGACGGGCAGAGCCTGCTGTGTGTACAGGACCGCAACGGCACGTCCTGCAACGATGCTGATGGGTGCATCAGTGCTGATCAGCGGGTGATGGGCACCTATATGCACGGCTTTTTCGATACGCCGGCAATCACCCGCCGCTGGCTGAGTGGTATCGGCCTCAGTCATGTGGCTGTTGATCAGCTGCACGGCCCGGCTGCCCGTGATCGGGCCTATGACCAGTTGGCCGAGCATGCTGCAGCCTATCTTGACATCGAGGCGATCATCGCTTTGCTGCCGCGGGATCTGCAGGAACGGCTAAGTCACCGATCGTGACAACGCTGTCTCTGCTGCCGACCGGTTGTACTGCACCACGGTGTACACACCTGCTGACCTCTGATCCGTTTTTTCGTACCTGCATGGAGCCATTATGATACAAGGACATGGCGGCAATGTTGTCGAGCTGGCCGAAGAGCTGGGCTGCCGGCCGGAAGATATCACCGATATGAGCAGCAACATCAATCCTCTTGGTGCGTTACCCGGGCTGATCGAGTACCTCCAGGAGCGAATGGACCGGATCACGTCACTGCCCGAGGTCGATGCGCAGGGCGCTGTTCGTGCTGTTGCGGCCCTGCTTGGTGTGAGCGAGCAGCGGGTTCTGGCCGGTAACGGCACCACCCAGTTCATCTACACGGCCTGTGCTGTTCTGAAAAGCAGGCGGGTGCTGATCGTTGGCCCGACCTATGCCGATTACGCCGACGGTGCCCGCCTCCACGGGATCATGCCTGAATTTTTTCTCACCTCGCCAAACCTTGATTTTGCCGTGGATGTGGTGCGGCTCAGTGCGCGACTGACCGGGATTGACACTGTTTTCCTCTGCAATCCCAACAATCCAACGGGGCGGCTGATTCCCCATGCACAGTTAATGGAGTTGTGTACACAGCACCGCGAGGTCCGTTTTATCATTGATGAATCGTATCTGTCCTTTGCCCGGGAAGATCAGGGTATGTGCCAATGTGCACTGGACAACGTCATTGTTCTCTGGTCAGCCTCCAAAATCTTCGGCATACCGGGGTTGCGCGTTGGATTTTTAGTGGCTGATCCGTCTGTTATCGAACCCTTTCATCGCTACATGCAGCCCTGGTGCGTCAACAGTCTGGCCCAGGAGGCAGTACGGTATATCGGCGCCCATCCGGATACGGTTAACGCCTTCATCGATCAGACCCGCGCTCACCTGGACGCTGAAAGTGCACTGTTTCGGCAGCGGCTCGCCGCTGCACCCCTTATTGTCTATCCGAGCACCACCTCGTACCTGCTCATCGGTCTGCCGGAGGGACAAACCGCAGGCACTGTTTGCCGGGCCCTGGCTGAACAGCGTTTTCTCATCCGTAACTGCGCCAACTTTTACGGGCTTGATGAGGGATACATCCGCATCGCTTTGAAAGATGCGGCAGCAAACACTGCGGTGGCCCGGCATCTGGTCGCTCTTGTTCATTCACAACGATAAGTCTGTTATGGATCTTGCCGGTTATCTGGTCTGGTTGACCATTCCCGCCGCCTTCTGTCTGGACGCCTTGATCGGCGATCCCCGCTGGTTGCCGCATCCGATCCGCTGGATGGGGTGGGCCATCACCAAAACCGAGCCGCTGTGGCGGCGGTGGCTTGCCGGCGAACAGCTTGCCGGTTGGGCCTTTGCCGTGAGCCTGATCCTTGGGTGCTGGGGTGTGGCTGCTGCGGTTGTGTCCCTGGCCTGGCAGGTGCATGCGGTGGTCGGCTTTATGGTGGAGAGTGTGCTGCTCTTTTTTTGTCTGTCGGCCCGTTCTCTGCGGCAGGCAGCCATGGAAATTCATGCCTCGCTGGCCATCGGTGAGGTTGACCGGGCCCGTTCCCAGGTGAACATGATTGTGGGCCGGGATGTTGATCAGT from Candidatus Cloacimonadota bacterium carries:
- the smpB gene encoding SsrA-binding protein SmpB, which gives rise to MGQKIVSKNKKAFHDYAIEQTFEAGIVLSGPEVKSLRAGRVNLRDGYAQLKGGEVFLYNVHISPYSYATHVEQDPLRTRKLLLHRHEIRKLIGKLHEKGIALIPLKIYFIGNGKAKVEMALAKGKKLYDKRAALKERESNLEMKRSMRHSD
- a CDS encoding GspE/PulE family protein, producing the protein MSFLNSEALLDLLVKQQLLSHEQRRFVLLQQGKQRQKLLKQFGGRRQEDRNRQLKGFPDLVDIIIDLGLENPDVQQGPLTEETIMRAVSRGLKIPFKKLDPLELDMDTVTKTIPRSFAVSHLILPLTLQNGVLEVVSYHPDIQSVFEDIERANQVKIRPYLSTRSDIKKILAEFFGFQRSITAAESQFGTTSVSAAVDIGNLEQYVRLASTKELSSTDQHIKAAVNHLFSYALEQRASDIHIEPKRDTCLVRFRIDGILHTIYKLPKAVHSAITSRIKGLARLDIAEKRRPQDGRIKIGRQEESQEAEIRVSTVPVAFGEKTVMRILNPEVIFQQLDNLGFSRRDRLVYNSFMNAAHGIVLVTGPTGSGKSTTLYSTLKQIATPEINIVTIEDPVEMVYEEFNQIAVQQQIDVTFSSILRNILRQDPDIIMIGEIRDLETATYAVQAALTGHLVFSTLHTNDAVSTIIRLEDLGLEPFLIASTMLGALAQRLVRRNCPYCLEPYTMDSADLRKLGFPLAASHDSIVLKRGKGCLQCRNTGYLGRMGIFEVFPMSEQLKKLIAAKANGSELRQIAVREGMTTLREDAWRKVQAGLTTVEEALRVTGETETI
- a CDS encoding protein-L-isoaspartate(D-aspartate) O-methyltransferase, whose amino-acid sequence is MIEEQLVRRGITDQRVLDAMRTVPRHLFVEDAIQSQAYSDFPLPIGSGQTISQPYIVALMTMALQLTGSEKILEIGTGSGYHAAILSRLCQKVYTVERLDALVSRARKIFDRLRYHNIVSRIDDGTEGWPSEAPFDRIIVTAGGPRIPAPLIDQLADPGRLIMPVGGQEVQELQVADKRDGDIKITTIEHVRFVDLIGAHAWPN
- the htpG gene encoding molecular chaperone HtpG, yielding MTATQVETKQFQAETRKVLDIVINSLYTERDIFVRELVSNAADALEKFRHQSLIEKIEFDSHVPLEITINGDDKNHTLTISDTGIGMTREELETNLGTIAHSGSQHFFEQLAEAAKKDVNLIGQFGVGFYSVFMAARNVRVQTRSWDGSEGWEWSSDGGGSYTIGPCPGLHRGTRIIIELKDDAHTYASKFTIERIIQQYSTFVPFPVIVEGKKVNTVQAIWSRSKSEITEEEYNEFYKFIGNAVDEPLYRFHFSADAPLSINALLYVPKENFEVLGMGRMQPGVNLYCQKVLIDQHSENILPEWLRFLKGAVDSEDLPLNISRQSLQDNALVIKLRKVLTKRVIKFFAEEAERDADKYRDFWKIFGIFIKEGMTSDFEHRADLAKLLRFESSASEPGVMISLDEYVDRMKEGQDKIYFINGPSRAAVEYGPYVEMFKKRGIEIFYTLDPIDDFVLNHLGEYNGKKLVSADRADLTLPESTEPSADTATDEQQVEPLSDAVATSLCRWMKEVLGERIQEVKASDRLVDSPAMIVNVDGFMTSSMERILKASGQTEAFGIGSKKDMEVNTSSNLIKRLAALRESDADFARDLVEQLYDNAMIQAGLLVDPMVMVRRNYRILERAADASSPTN
- the hemG gene encoding protoporphyrinogen oxidase, translated to MKSIPYDLCIVGAGVSGLSAATFARALCPDLNVLVMEQADGPGGAIASYSDSGYLAEWGPHGFLDNCAESRELIRLAGLEKEVVTASLAKFVRYLCLNGRLQCIPQKPWTIVRQPLIPWSAKLRVLADVWKRPLKGEPSVADWVAHRFGAALVPFADAVFTGTYAGDIERLRIDAVMPGVREMEQRHGSVIRGMLAKMRAAGKEKRTKRGLPSMISFNNGMAALPRRLAANLADIIEYGTTVQGLTRQPDGWLVHSNRGEVRCRKLLLALPINTSLQILGAALPVMPPPVSAIPEARIFSVLLGFDSRAQIPHGFGYLAPEQEQRFTLGALFSSHMFPGRAPAGRQLVEALVGGRRHPERLRLSDADLVDAVYHDLRQLMELSPPVYSAVLRPSSGIPQLEHGYMGLLHWRQTVHTTHADMRCCGFGWRGVGINDMVREARQAVAALVEQSGEEQSVEVKKIYF
- the dnaA gene encoding chromosomal replication initiator protein DnaA; the protein is MMWNTIKKSLHGLLSESELNLWISPIQCQPQEGDILTLTGPDRFFCAWVEDRYLEQIRRVAREVGQFSDVRLLVADPQTQHFENNKRGQLLLPGTAATPKLRSLHPAFTFAQFMMGESNMLAGSACKALAGGEKTFGNCLFMNSSTGLGKSHLTQAVVHQVLQTAPSTRLHYLTAQQFTADMVKNIRAKSMELFSKKYVNNCDMLLVEDIHTLTGKAKTQEELNTILDYLIKSGRRVILTSAVPPNKLTDFDEDFRSRIASGLVTGIMSPDFETRARIIRHKMGQHGLPITDDQVGFMAEYLRGDVRRIENAIIGIKAQCCLHETTPDLAMIRDVVFGLTDGAAEVTAESIRDLIGRQFRVSIDELCSRSRKRTVTFPRQMAMYLTRKFTNQSLADIGSLYNRDHSTVLHAVKIITREMSQQSAVRQQIEILTAQLKR
- a CDS encoding cob(I)yrinic acid a,c-diamide adenosyltransferase, whose translation is MQGYVQIYTGDGKGKTTAALGLALRAAGAGLRVYIGQFIKNAAYSELNILTCLADLITVEQFGRGCMLVTTPEKADVEAARAGLATLKAVLHSKKYDLVVADEINVACALGLLGEQDLLDLIAERPESVELVLTGRGAPEAVMAQADLVTDMRAVKHYYDQGVQVRKGIEV